The Halalkalicoccus sp. CG83 genomic sequence GACTAACGGTCCCCTATCGACAAAAGCACGCGCCAACCGTGGTGAAAGTGGAGCACAAATGGACTACCAGACGATCTCGCAGAACGGCTCTGGAAGCGACTGCTATCGCCGTTTCGGCCGTAACGAGGTAGAGATCAGACCCCGTGACAGCAGGAATCAGCAAGCAGTGAGCGTGTCCACTGAACGTAGCTGTTCACGTTCCAACTCCGGGCGTCATCGATCGTATCGAGAAGCGTACGTGCATCCAGAGACGATAGCTGACCAGTACGAACGAATACGCAGAGGAGCGTCAGCGTCGTTACAAGACGTGTATCAGCGAGTGAGGCGTGAATAAGACCGAGCCGATTGAACTCATCACATAAAAAGAGTGCAGCCCCAGTATCGCGAAGGGAATCTAATCTCTTTCATTCGTGAGTGTTCCAGCAGCGTTCTCACCGTCATCAAGGGGGAAAATCCACCACAAGCTCGACCGACTGGACCGTCAGTTACATCACAGTCAGCCTGAGCACGACCAGTAGTACCCGATCTGGCGACCGAGCGAACCCTTTTCGCAGCGACCCCCTAAACGTAGGATATGATCCCCCTCGTACCGCTGCAGGCGGCACTCTCGTTCACGGTCGTCGCGCTGTTGCTGTTGGTCCTCGCGATCGTCACCGTCTGGCAGATGGTGGAAATCGTCGACGCGACCGAGAAGCGCGCGCTGACGGTCTTTGGCGAGTACCGCAAACTGCTCGAGCCGGGGATCCACTTCATCCCCCCATTCGTTTCGGCGACCCACCGCTTCGACATGCGGACCCAGACCCTCGACGTGCCGAGCCAGGAGGCAATTACGATCGACAACTCGCCGGTGACCGCAGACGCCGTCGTTTACATCCGGGTGATGGACGCGAAGAAGGCGTTTCTGGAGGTCGACGACTACAAGCGGGCCGTCTCGAACCTCGCCCAGACCACACTACGGGCCGTCATTGGAGGGATGGAACTCGACGACACGCTTAGTCGACGCGAACAGATCAACGCACGAATTCGCGAGGAACTCGACGAACCTACCGACGAGTGGGGCATCCGCGTTGAGTCCGTCGAGGTCCGCGAGGTCACACCATCCCGGGGTGTAAAGGGTGCCATGGAGCAACAGACCTCCGCGGAGCGCAGGCGGCGGGCGATGATCCTCGAGGCGCAGGGTGAACGCCGGTCGGCCGTCGAGAAGGCAGAGGGCGATAAGCAGTCGAACATCATCCGTGCTCAGGGTGAAAAGCAGAGCCAGATCCTCGAAGCGCAGGGAGATGCAGTCTCGACCGTATTGAGAGCGAAATCCGCCGAGTCAATGGGCGAGCGGGCAATCATCGAGAAAGGCATGGAGACCCTCGAATCGATCGGCCAGGGCGAGTCGACCACGTTCGTTCTGCCCCAGGAGCTCACATCGCTGGTCGGGCGCTACGGCACGCACCTTACCGGTAGTGACACCAAACTCACCGAGGACCAGCTCGACAGCCGCGACTTCGACGAGGAAACCCGCGAACTGCTTGGACTCGACGACATCGCCGAAATGATCGCTGGGATCGAGGAGGAGGCACAACCGGATCTCGAGGCAATGGAACGGGAGGCAGACGCGATCAAGCAGGGCAGAGATGGCGACTCCGAATCCGATGACGACATCGAGGTGTCGAAAGCCGAAGCCGAATACGAGACGGAGTAGTGTTGAGCGAGCACCAGCGAGCGGTGTGTGCAAAATCTGTTGTGCCCTCTATTCGGTAGGGTCTGACCACGCTACCGAGTTGTTGCCAGAAACGGCGTACATGATACAGGACGCGTATGCAGCGCTCTCCGAAAGGCAACTGACGAAGGAGAACAATTGGTCAGGATAGGGCACGCAGGTAACAGCCCGAACCCGATTTCCCGATAGGTGTCCGAAGACCTCCGCATGAAAAACGAGAAGGCCGGCCCGAGAACTGCCGACTGGTTCCGTGAATGGCTTCATAGAGATCGCTATTGCACAGATTAGCGCGATCCTCGGTAGTGATTTGGCCTTGCTGATCGGGTCAAACTTCTCCTGAGAAGTTGTCGTTAATCTTACAACCAACATACTTAGGCAGAAGGGGGATGGTTGCACATGATCTATCATAGAATGAGAATCCAATGGCCTCACTCCTCCAACTGCGAGCGCAAGAGCCAGATCCGATCGCTACCGCCCTCCATCGCGTCGAACCGAACGATCTCATTGAACTCGGAACCAGTGTCGAACCGTTCACCCGTCCGGAGACGTTCATCGTTCAGGATGTCGCCACGAGCGAGCGGTCACAGACCGCCGCTAGCGACGATTCGGAGTCGGTTTCGACCCCCGCGAGCGTAACCTACCGAGCCAAGCAAATCTCGCTGTCCGGACCTCACGATGACCAGTACATCATTGATCTCAGCGATAATGCGCCACTAACGCCCCAGTACCCCCCCGAACTCGTCGCTCAGCCCGACACATCGTCGAACGGACGTACCGCGCGGCCAGCGACGAACTACGGTCCGATCGAGTTTCTCGTTCTCGACACCTGAGGCGTTATCTCGGACGCGAGCTATTGCATTGGTTACCCATCCAGCATTACGACGTTCCGCGTTCGTGCAGGACGGCGACTTCAGCCGCCGGGAGTGGCGTTCGATAGATCCGCACGTCGTCAATATTGCCGTTCCAGTAGTTCTTCGTCTCGTGGAAATGGTCCCCGAGTCACCGCCGATCCGAGATCGCTACTGGTGAACGTGTGGACTGGTGTTCCGCCCTACCGTATAGAACGTCCAGTTCGTGACCGACCGTGATCGGGCGGATCTCGATTCCAGTGGCCGTCTGGGACATCTGCAGCCGGAATTTAGTATCGCCGACTGCGGGCGGAACGAGCGTGAGAACGGAGGTTCCGAGGACGGCCGCCAGAATGACCGAGTAGGAGACGATTAGTAATATTACGTCAGAGAGCGTCCCGCTGCCGGCGGACGAGCCGTCGACGTAGCTCGGCGGACAGTGACGATGAGCGTGTAACTTGAAGCACGACAGGAGGAACCTTATTTAATAGATCCCCAGTCGATCGGGTGGGTGCTGTTACAGAAGGTGCGGAATCACTACGACTCGCTGGCGTAGATTCTATACACGTTCGTGCAAGGTGTCGAGATCTGCCCCGAGGCTTCGTTTCGTTGGTATGCACGGACGTGTATAGATCAGTTATTCTCGCGGTAAGGTACCGTGTAGTCAGGGTGGCTCTACAGGTGTAGGACTCGTGCGGACTGGTTGACGGGTTAACCCTCCTGATGGGTGTGCCCGACCCGCCTCTGTTGTCACCGTCAGTGCCGGGCAGGGTCCCTTGCCCGTCTGGGCAGTATTATTATGCAATAGTATTGTTAGCAAATATGAATTTGCCTGATGAGTCTTTATGAAATATCAGTATGAATGCCAACCCCGATGTCTGTCCAGGATGTGAAACAGCGCTAGGTCGTTATAAACGGGCCAAAGAAGGTGCTATAGTCCAGTTTTTCCGGTAACGTTACCACCACTACTACCGATTAGCCTTTCAGAGGTCCCCTCCCCTTCTTCAGGGAAATCACCTGCACTCATGGCCGGCGTCCATATCGTTACACGAGCAATAGAAGCAAGGATAGAGCGGACATATGCGGATCCAAGTGATCTGTAGTTAGAGAACGACTATCTCAGCGTGAGAGTTCGAACTCCTCTCCGTGTTTTTTGAGCGGGACGACCGCCGCGATGTCGGTCGGGCGGTCGGGTCCGGGCGGGGCGAACAAGCCGTCAGTCGGCTCGCCGACCCCGGGACCGTAGGCGGGGTCCTCGTTCTCTTCGTCGAAGAAGTCCCAATCCTCGTTCTCGTTGCTGTCGATGTGGGGCAACGAGACCAACACGGCCGGCTCCGGCAGCCGATCCACGTCATCCGGGACCGCATTGAGCTCCTCGTCCTGGAAGATCGGGACCTTGAGGTTCTGGTGAAGGCCCGGTTCGAGGTACTCCGAGTAGCCGATGATCGTATCGGCGGCGTTCTGCGGACTTCCGTCCTCCGGATTAATGAAGCCCACGTCCGCGATCCCCTCCTCAGGGCGCGCGAGGTGAATCGACATGAATCCGCCCTCCTCGGTGGTGATGTTGACCTCGTCAACGACGACGTATGTGCCGTCGGTGACCTGATCCGAGAATCGGCTGAATGAATGGTCGGAGACAGATCTCCTCCCGTGGTCGTGCTTCTTCTTTGTGTCCTCTGGGTGAGCGCTGGCGTTGCCGGTTATCGCGAGCGCTGCACCGACGCCGCCGATTGCCTGTAGGATGCGTCGACGGGACGGAACAGCGTTCGATACAAGGGTTGTCTTGTCTGACGATTCGTCTTCAGTTCCATCTGAGTTGTCTGCGATTTCTATCATCGCAGTTACCATATCATACGGAGGTGTTATGATACTAACTCATTTTTGTCAGTTGTATTATCATCATCTAAATAACAATTATTCTATAATTAAGATCCTTAGCTGTAGTTAGAGGCTCCATTCACCCT encodes the following:
- a CDS encoding SPFH domain-containing protein gives rise to the protein MIPLVPLQAALSFTVVALLLLVLAIVTVWQMVEIVDATEKRALTVFGEYRKLLEPGIHFIPPFVSATHRFDMRTQTLDVPSQEAITIDNSPVTADAVVYIRVMDAKKAFLEVDDYKRAVSNLAQTTLRAVIGGMELDDTLSRREQINARIREELDEPTDEWGIRVESVEVREVTPSRGVKGAMEQQTSAERRRRAMILEAQGERRSAVEKAEGDKQSNIIRAQGEKQSQILEAQGDAVSTVLRAKSAESMGERAIIEKGMETLESIGQGESTTFVLPQELTSLVGRYGTHLTGSDTKLTEDQLDSRDFDEETRELLGLDDIAEMIAGIEEEAQPDLEAMEREADAIKQGRDGDSESDDDIEVSKAEAEYETE
- a CDS encoding DUF7282 domain-containing protein; translated protein: MVTAMIEIADNSDGTEDESSDKTTLVSNAVPSRRRILQAIGGVGAALAITGNASAHPEDTKKKHDHGRRSVSDHSFSRFSDQVTDGTYVVVDEVNITTEEGGFMSIHLARPEEGIADVGFINPEDGSPQNAADTIIGYSEYLEPGLHQNLKVPIFQDEELNAVPDDVDRLPEPAVLVSLPHIDSNENEDWDFFDEENEDPAYGPGVGEPTDGLFAPPGPDRPTDIAAVVPLKKHGEEFELSR